The following are encoded together in the Patagioenas fasciata isolate bPatFas1 chromosome 7, bPatFas1.hap1, whole genome shotgun sequence genome:
- the METAP1D gene encoding methionine aminopeptidase 1D, mitochondrial isoform X4, with amino-acid sequence MWEKSVESIWRGGDPLYQLVSCSVTGLHVIFSSRDHVYLHRQSSNQQRRCFFFQGLRNTAYSIVWPAMVSPAHPVPKHIKKPDYVTTGIVPDWGDDIEIKNEDQIQGLRQACQLARHVLLLAGRDLKVGMTTEEIDSIVHHEIIRQNAYPSPLGYGGFPKSVCTSVNNVVCHGIPDSRPLQDGDIINIDVTVYYNGYHGDTSETFLVGNVDKSGQKLVEVARKCRDEAIAACRPGAPFSVIGNTISSVARQEGFQVCPSFVGHGIGSYFHGHPEVWHHANDSDLLMEEGMAFTIEPIIMEGSTEFKILKDKWTAISVDNKRSAQFEHTIVITSEGAEILSKLVEEA; translated from the exons ATGTGGGAAAAAAGTGTGGAAagcatctggagaggaggagacccCCTTTACCAGCTTGTTTCCT GTTCTGTGACTGGCTTACACGTAATCTTTTCTTCGCGCGATCATGTCTACCTGCACAGGCAGTCAAGCAATCAACAGCGAAGATGCTTCTTTTTTCAGGGACTAAGAAATACCGCTTATAGTATAGTTTGGCCAGCCATGGTTTCTCCAGCTCACCCAGTTCCTAAG CACATAAAGAAGCCAGACTATGTGACGACAGGCATTGTACCAGACTGGGGGGATGACATAGAAATTAAGAATGAAGATCAGATTCAAGGGCTTCGTCAAGCTTGTCAATTGGCCCGTCATGTCCTGCTTCTGGCTGGAAGGGACTTAAAG GTTGGCATGACAACTGAAGAAATAGATTCCATTGTTCATCATGAAATAATCAGACAGAATGCCTATCCTTCACCTCTGGGCTACGGAGGTTTTCCAAAATCTGTTTGTACTTCTGTAAACAACGTGGTATGTCATGGTATTCCTGACAG TCGACCTCTTCAGGATGGAGATATTATCAACATTGATGTCACG GTGTATTACAACGGCTACCATGGTGACACTTCTGAAACCTTTTTGGTGGGCAATGTGGATAAATCTGGTCAAAAGTTAGTGGAGGTTGCCAGGAAATGTAGAGATGAAGCAATTGCAGCTTGCAGACCAGGGGCTCCCTTCTCTGTAATTGGAAACACAATCAG CTCCGTGGCACGGCAGGAAGGCTTCCAGGTCTGCCCGTCCTTCGTTGGCCACGGCATTGGGTCGTACTTCCACGGGCACCCCGAGGTGTGGCACCACG ccAATGACAGTGATTTGTTAATGGAAGAAGGAATGGCGTTCACAATAG AGCCAATAATAATGGAAGGATCCACTGAATTTAAAATTCTGAAGGATAAATGGACTGCAATTTCTGTAGACAATAAAAG ATCAGCACAGTTTGAACATACCATTGTGATTACCTCAGAGGGAGCAGAAATCCTCTCTAAACTGGTGGAGGAAGCCTAA
- the METAP1D gene encoding methionine aminopeptidase 1D, mitochondrial isoform X2, with product MAAPRAVSALRSGGSVTGLHVIFSSRDHVYLHRQSSNQQRRCFFFQGLRNTAYSIVWPAMVSPAHPVPKHIKKPDYVTTGIVPDWGDDIEIKNEDQIQGLRQACQLARHVLLLAGRDLKVGMTTEEIDSIVHHEIIRQNAYPSPLGYGGFPKSVCTSVNNVVCHGIPDSRPLQDGDIINIDVTVYYNGYHGDTSETFLVGNVDKSGQKLVEVARKCRDEAIAACRPGAPFSVIGNTISSVARQEGFQVCPSFVGHGIGSYFHGHPEVWHHANDSDLLMEEGMAFTIDQHSLNIPL from the exons GTTCTGTGACTGGCTTACACGTAATCTTTTCTTCGCGCGATCATGTCTACCTGCACAGGCAGTCAAGCAATCAACAGCGAAGATGCTTCTTTTTTCAGGGACTAAGAAATACCGCTTATAGTATAGTTTGGCCAGCCATGGTTTCTCCAGCTCACCCAGTTCCTAAG CACATAAAGAAGCCAGACTATGTGACGACAGGCATTGTACCAGACTGGGGGGATGACATAGAAATTAAGAATGAAGATCAGATTCAAGGGCTTCGTCAAGCTTGTCAATTGGCCCGTCATGTCCTGCTTCTGGCTGGAAGGGACTTAAAG GTTGGCATGACAACTGAAGAAATAGATTCCATTGTTCATCATGAAATAATCAGACAGAATGCCTATCCTTCACCTCTGGGCTACGGAGGTTTTCCAAAATCTGTTTGTACTTCTGTAAACAACGTGGTATGTCATGGTATTCCTGACAG TCGACCTCTTCAGGATGGAGATATTATCAACATTGATGTCACG GTGTATTACAACGGCTACCATGGTGACACTTCTGAAACCTTTTTGGTGGGCAATGTGGATAAATCTGGTCAAAAGTTAGTGGAGGTTGCCAGGAAATGTAGAGATGAAGCAATTGCAGCTTGCAGACCAGGGGCTCCCTTCTCTGTAATTGGAAACACAATCAG CTCCGTGGCACGGCAGGAAGGCTTCCAGGTCTGCCCGTCCTTCGTTGGCCACGGCATTGGGTCGTACTTCCACGGGCACCCCGAGGTGTGGCACCACG ccAATGACAGTGATTTGTTAATGGAAGAAGGAATGGCGTTCACAATAG ATCAGCACAGTTTGAACATACCATTGTGA
- the METAP1D gene encoding methionine aminopeptidase 1D, mitochondrial isoform X1 encodes MAAPRAVSALRSGGSVTGLHVIFSSRDHVYLHRQSSNQQRRCFFFQGLRNTAYSIVWPAMVSPAHPVPKHIKKPDYVTTGIVPDWGDDIEIKNEDQIQGLRQACQLARHVLLLAGRDLKVGMTTEEIDSIVHHEIIRQNAYPSPLGYGGFPKSVCTSVNNVVCHGIPDSRPLQDGDIINIDVTVYYNGYHGDTSETFLVGNVDKSGQKLVEVARKCRDEAIAACRPGAPFSVIGNTISSVARQEGFQVCPSFVGHGIGSYFHGHPEVWHHANDSDLLMEEGMAFTIEPIIMEGSTEFKILKDKWTAISVDNKRSAQFEHTIVITSEGAEILSKLVEEA; translated from the exons GTTCTGTGACTGGCTTACACGTAATCTTTTCTTCGCGCGATCATGTCTACCTGCACAGGCAGTCAAGCAATCAACAGCGAAGATGCTTCTTTTTTCAGGGACTAAGAAATACCGCTTATAGTATAGTTTGGCCAGCCATGGTTTCTCCAGCTCACCCAGTTCCTAAG CACATAAAGAAGCCAGACTATGTGACGACAGGCATTGTACCAGACTGGGGGGATGACATAGAAATTAAGAATGAAGATCAGATTCAAGGGCTTCGTCAAGCTTGTCAATTGGCCCGTCATGTCCTGCTTCTGGCTGGAAGGGACTTAAAG GTTGGCATGACAACTGAAGAAATAGATTCCATTGTTCATCATGAAATAATCAGACAGAATGCCTATCCTTCACCTCTGGGCTACGGAGGTTTTCCAAAATCTGTTTGTACTTCTGTAAACAACGTGGTATGTCATGGTATTCCTGACAG TCGACCTCTTCAGGATGGAGATATTATCAACATTGATGTCACG GTGTATTACAACGGCTACCATGGTGACACTTCTGAAACCTTTTTGGTGGGCAATGTGGATAAATCTGGTCAAAAGTTAGTGGAGGTTGCCAGGAAATGTAGAGATGAAGCAATTGCAGCTTGCAGACCAGGGGCTCCCTTCTCTGTAATTGGAAACACAATCAG CTCCGTGGCACGGCAGGAAGGCTTCCAGGTCTGCCCGTCCTTCGTTGGCCACGGCATTGGGTCGTACTTCCACGGGCACCCCGAGGTGTGGCACCACG ccAATGACAGTGATTTGTTAATGGAAGAAGGAATGGCGTTCACAATAG AGCCAATAATAATGGAAGGATCCACTGAATTTAAAATTCTGAAGGATAAATGGACTGCAATTTCTGTAGACAATAAAAG ATCAGCACAGTTTGAACATACCATTGTGATTACCTCAGAGGGAGCAGAAATCCTCTCTAAACTGGTGGAGGAAGCCTAA
- the METAP1D gene encoding methionine aminopeptidase 1D, mitochondrial isoform X3: MVSPAHPVPKHIKKPDYVTTGIVPDWGDDIEIKNEDQIQGLRQACQLARHVLLLAGRDLKVGMTTEEIDSIVHHEIIRQNAYPSPLGYGGFPKSVCTSVNNVVCHGIPDSRPLQDGDIINIDVTVYYNGYHGDTSETFLVGNVDKSGQKLVEVARKCRDEAIAACRPGAPFSVIGNTISSVARQEGFQVCPSFVGHGIGSYFHGHPEVWHHANDSDLLMEEGMAFTIEPIIMEGSTEFKILKDKWTAISVDNKRSAQFEHTIVITSEGAEILSKLVEEA, encoded by the exons ATGGTTTCTCCAGCTCACCCAGTTCCTAAG CACATAAAGAAGCCAGACTATGTGACGACAGGCATTGTACCAGACTGGGGGGATGACATAGAAATTAAGAATGAAGATCAGATTCAAGGGCTTCGTCAAGCTTGTCAATTGGCCCGTCATGTCCTGCTTCTGGCTGGAAGGGACTTAAAG GTTGGCATGACAACTGAAGAAATAGATTCCATTGTTCATCATGAAATAATCAGACAGAATGCCTATCCTTCACCTCTGGGCTACGGAGGTTTTCCAAAATCTGTTTGTACTTCTGTAAACAACGTGGTATGTCATGGTATTCCTGACAG TCGACCTCTTCAGGATGGAGATATTATCAACATTGATGTCACG GTGTATTACAACGGCTACCATGGTGACACTTCTGAAACCTTTTTGGTGGGCAATGTGGATAAATCTGGTCAAAAGTTAGTGGAGGTTGCCAGGAAATGTAGAGATGAAGCAATTGCAGCTTGCAGACCAGGGGCTCCCTTCTCTGTAATTGGAAACACAATCAG CTCCGTGGCACGGCAGGAAGGCTTCCAGGTCTGCCCGTCCTTCGTTGGCCACGGCATTGGGTCGTACTTCCACGGGCACCCCGAGGTGTGGCACCACG ccAATGACAGTGATTTGTTAATGGAAGAAGGAATGGCGTTCACAATAG AGCCAATAATAATGGAAGGATCCACTGAATTTAAAATTCTGAAGGATAAATGGACTGCAATTTCTGTAGACAATAAAAG ATCAGCACAGTTTGAACATACCATTGTGATTACCTCAGAGGGAGCAGAAATCCTCTCTAAACTGGTGGAGGAAGCCTAA